One genomic window of Conger conger chromosome 7, fConCon1.1, whole genome shotgun sequence includes the following:
- the asb12a gene encoding ankyrin repeat and SOCS box protein 12a, with translation MLHTKREDGEDNGESRLLNQAVFKDDDKLLASLLSQDRYRKFINSRSGWGIPGTPLRMAASRGHLRCMEVLLAHGAEVDSLDVKAQTPLFTAVSGKYLSCVLALLKAGANPNGSMYNNCSPVLTAAREGDVEILKELLQHGAEVNARSKVLLWASNASVSSGPLYLSAVYGHLDCFKVLLLHGADPNYNCTDEKLFRRIKQPKTVMEMCLRHGCGVEYVQLLIDFGANVYLPTLIIEKSTKQNEAVELLLKERGCPKSLMSQCRLAIRMHQKKINKMHFIDDLEIPPVLKNFLTYRTTPSRSLTF, from the exons ATGCTGCATACAAAACGCGAGGACGGAGAGGACAACGGTGAAAGCCGACTACTCAACCAAGCAGTGTTCAAAGACGATGACAAACTCCTGGCCAGTCTACTCTCCCAGGATAGGTACAGGAAGTTCATCAACAGCAGGAGTGGCTGGGGGATTCCGGGTACGCCTTTACGGATGGCTGCATCTCGGGGTCACCTCCGGTGTATGGAGGTCCTTCTGGCCCATGGCGCGGAGGTGGACAGCCTGGATGTGAAAGCGCAGACCCCTCTTTTCACAGCTGTCAGTGGGAAGTATCTAAGTTGTGTCTTGGCTCTGCTCAAGGCAGGAGCCAACCCCAATGGCAGCATGTACAACAACTGCTCTCCTGTGCTCACTGCAGCACGGGAGGGGGATGTGGAAATCTTGAAAGAGCTCCTGCAGCACGGTGCAGAGGTCAATGCACGGTCAAAGGTTCTGCTGTGGGCTTCCAATGCCTCAGTCTCCAGCGGACCACTCTATCTGTCAGCAGTGTATGGACACTTGGACTGTTTCAAGGTCCTGCTTCTCCATGGGGCTGATCCCAATTACAACTGCACTGATGAGAAACTCTTCAGGAGGATCAAGCAGCCCAAGACGGTGATGGAGATGTGCCTGAGACATGGCTGTGGTGTGGAGTACGTACAGCTCCTGATAGACTTTGGGGCAAATGTTTACCTTCCCACTCTCATCATAGAAAAATCTACAAAACAGAATGAAGCAGTAGAACTCTTACTGAAGGAAAGAG GTTGTCCAAAATCCCTGATGTCACAGTGTCGACTTGCTATTCGAATGCACCAGAAAAAGatcaacaaaatgcattttattgatGACCTGGAAATACCACCAGTCCTGAAGAACTTCTTGACTTACAGAACAACACCTTCAAGAAGCTTAACATTCTGA